The Candidatus Thiothrix anitrata genome includes the window GCTTTACCAGCTTTAAATGCAGGAATTTTCGCAGATTCGATAGAAATTGTTTCGCCAGTACGCGGATTACGCCCAGAACGCGCCTGACGCTCACGTACTAAAAACGTGCCAAAGCCAACCAAAGCAATGGTTTCGCCTTTCGCCATAGACTCTGTGATGACTTCTACAAATGCTTTAAAAGCACGATCAGTATCAGCTTTCGTTAAGCCTGCCTTCGCCGATACTGCGTCGATCAGTTCAGATTTATTCATAAAATGTTTCCTTGTGAATTCGTTATTAAGAGAAAACCGAAACACTCCTGCCTCTTAAAAATCAGCAGAGCCACCCAATCTGGATAATGCCCGACAGTTATACCAGCGACATCAGAAATATGTCAACAAAATGACTGACTTCTCGCAGACAAGAGTATTTCATTACCTCTGACAAGCATCAGTGTGTTCTTGCGGGAACAGCTCCATCATCTTCCGGTGAGGTCACAGCCGCAGCAGCCCCCCCACTAACCTCATCATCATCCAAATCCTCATCATCGGCCAATGCATTAGGAAGTGTCTCTAATGCTAACGATAAAACTTCATCAATCCATTTTACCGGTCGAATTTCTAGGCCTTTTTTGACATTTTCCGGAACTTCTGCCAAATCTTTTTCATTCTCACGTGGAATCAATACCAACTTAATGCCACCACGATGCGCTGCCAATAACTTTTCCTTGAGGCCGCCAATGGGCAAAACCTCACCGCGAAGGGTAATCTCCCCCGTCATGGCGACATCCGCCCGCACCGGAATACGCGTCATCGCCGACACCATGGCTGTTACCATCCCAACACCTGCACTAGGGCCATCTTTAGGCGTAGCACCCTCCGGCACATGAATATGGACATTATGCTTACGCAAGAACCTACGGGTAATTCCCAAACTACGAGCACGGCTCTTAACAACCGTTTCAGCCGCATGAATGGACTCTTTCATCACCTCGCCCAAACGCCCCGTGCTCTTGATTACACCACTACCCGGCAATAACGCACTTTCAATCGTTAACAAGTCACCACCAACGGAAGTCCAAGCTAGCCCCGTGACTTGTCCCACTTGATTTTTAGCATCCACACGCCCGTAATCAAAACGTTTAACACCCAAGTATTTCTCAATATTACGTGGTGTAATCGCGGTTTTCTTTTTACCATTGAGTAAATGGTCTTTCACAGCCTTACGGCACAGCTTGGATAATTCGCGGTCAAGATTACGAACCCCTGCTTCACGGGTGTAATGACGCACAATCTCTAAAACCACCGTATCACTAATAGAAAGCTCACCCTGCTTCAAGCCATTGACACTAATTTGCTTTGGAATCAAATAATTGCGGGCAATATTAAGCTTTTCATCTTCGGTATACCCCGGTATCCGAATGACCTCCATACGATCAAGCAACGGCCCAGGAATATTCATGCTGTTTGAAGTTGCAACAAACATGACATCCGATAAATCAAAATCAACTTCTAAATAATGATCAGAGAAAGTGTGATTTTGCTCTGGATCTAGCACTTCCAGCAATGCAGAGGACGGGTCTCCTCGAAAATCAGTCGACATTTTGTCGATTTCATCCAGTAAGAATAACGGATTGCGCGTACCAACTTTCGACAAATTCTGCACAATTTTACCAGGCAAGGAACCAATATAAGTGCGACGATGCCCTCGAATTTCGGCCTCATCACGCACCCCACCCAACGCCATACGGGTAAATTTACGCCCGGTCGCACGCGCAATAGATTGCCCCAAGGAGGTTTTCCCCACTCCCGGCGGCCCTACTAAACACAAAATAGGTCCTTTAAGCTTTTTAACGCGCTGTTGTACCGCTAAAAACTCCAGAATACGCTCTTTAACTTCATCTAAACCATAATGGTCTTCATTCAACACTTTTTCTGCTTCGGGCAAACTATTGTTAACCTTAGACTTCTTTTTCCAAGGCAAACCCACCAACCAATCGACATAATTACGCACCACGGTTGCTTCGGCCGACATGGGAGACATCATTTTGAGCTTTTTAAGTTCAGCCTCGGCTTTCTCACGAGCCTCTTTTGGCATACCCGCGCCCTGAACCTTACGTACAAGCTCCTCCATTTCATTGGGAGCCGCGTCATCCATCTCACCCAATTCTTTTTGAATTGCCTTAATTTGTTCGTTCAAGTAGTACTCACGCTGGCTACGTTCCATTTGTTGCTTAACGCGTCCACGGATTTTTTTCTCGACCTGAAGTAGATCAATTTCACCCTCGACCAACTCCATAAGATATTGAATGCGCTCCTCAACATCCAGCATCTCCAAAATTTTTTGCTTCTCCGCAATTTTCAACCCCAAATGCGCAGCAATGGTGTCAGCCAAACGCACTGAATCGTCAATGCTCGACAGTGAAGACAAAATTTCTGGCGGGACTTTTTTATTCAATTTGACGTATTGCTCAAACAGCCCAACCAATGAACGGCTCAACGCATCAACCTTGCGAGAATCTTTTAAAACCGAGGCACAAATCTCGACTTCAGCAGTAGAAAAATCACCGTCTTGGGCAATGGCTACAATTTCAGCACGCTCTAAACCTTCGACCAAGACTTTCAAGGTACCATCCGGCAGTTTGAGTAATTGCAAAATCGTCGCCAATGTCCCAACAGTGTGCACATCGTCTAAATCCGGCGCATCAACTTCAGCACTCTTCTGGGCAACTAACAGCACTTGCTTGCCATTATCCATCGCCAGATCAAGGGCACGAATGGATTTATTACGCCCAACAAATAGGGGAATAACCATGTGGGGATAAACCACTACATCACGCAACGGCAATACGGGAACAATTAATGTCTTAGCCATAAGAATCACTCACTGTGGATAGGAGAAGCCCCTCAACCCCAACCGCTGCTCCGCAAGGGACAGCGGCTATGAGGGGATATTAAACGTCATTCGCCTACGGCGACTTGCTGCGGCTCAACATTTTCATAAATGAGGTAAGGTACGGATTCACCGTTGACGACTGATTCATCAACTACCACTTTACTGACATTTTCTTCGGAAGGTAGGTCATACATGGTATCGAGGAGGATTTTTTCCAAAATGCTGCGCAAACCCCGCGCTCCGGTTTTACGCTCCATCGCTTTGCGGGCAATCGCATGGAGTGCATCATCACGGAATACTAATTCAGCACCTTCCATGTCAAACAGCTTACCGTATTGCTTGGTCAATGCATTTTTAGGCTCGGTGAGGATTTGCATTAACGCTTCCTCATCCAGCTCTTCCAAGGTTGCCACAACCGGCAAACGCCCGACAAATTCAGGAATCAGACCATAACGCACCAAGTCTTCTGCTTCGATGTCTTTAATCACATCACCGAAACGACGCTTTTCATCCGGTGACTTGACCTTGGCGGAGAAGCCGATGCTACCCTTTTCAGTACGATTGCTGATGACCTTATCCATCCCTGCAAACGCGCCACCGACGATGAACAGGATATGACGGGTATCCACTTGCAA containing:
- the lon gene encoding endopeptidase La, whose amino-acid sequence is MAKTLIVPVLPLRDVVVYPHMVIPLFVGRNKSIRALDLAMDNGKQVLLVAQKSAEVDAPDLDDVHTVGTLATILQLLKLPDGTLKVLVEGLERAEIVAIAQDGDFSTAEVEICASVLKDSRKVDALSRSLVGLFEQYVKLNKKVPPEILSSLSSIDDSVRLADTIAAHLGLKIAEKQKILEMLDVEERIQYLMELVEGEIDLLQVEKKIRGRVKQQMERSQREYYLNEQIKAIQKELGEMDDAAPNEMEELVRKVQGAGMPKEAREKAEAELKKLKMMSPMSAEATVVRNYVDWLVGLPWKKKSKVNNSLPEAEKVLNEDHYGLDEVKERILEFLAVQQRVKKLKGPILCLVGPPGVGKTSLGQSIARATGRKFTRMALGGVRDEAEIRGHRRTYIGSLPGKIVQNLSKVGTRNPLFLLDEIDKMSTDFRGDPSSALLEVLDPEQNHTFSDHYLEVDFDLSDVMFVATSNSMNIPGPLLDRMEVIRIPGYTEDEKLNIARNYLIPKQISVNGLKQGELSISDTVVLEIVRHYTREAGVRNLDRELSKLCRKAVKDHLLNGKKKTAITPRNIEKYLGVKRFDYGRVDAKNQVGQVTGLAWTSVGGDLLTIESALLPGSGVIKSTGRLGEVMKESIHAAETVVKSRARSLGITRRFLRKHNVHIHVPEGATPKDGPSAGVGMVTAMVSAMTRIPVRADVAMTGEITLRGEVLPIGGLKEKLLAAHRGGIKLVLIPRENEKDLAEVPENVKKGLEIRPVKWIDEVLSLALETLPNALADDEDLDDDEVSGGAAAAVTSPEDDGAVPARTH
- a CDS encoding HU family DNA-binding protein, with product MNKSELIDAVSAKAGLTKADTDRAFKAFVEVITESMAKGETIALVGFGTFLVRERQARSGRNPRTGETISIESAKIPAFKAGKALKDAVQ